Within the Carassius gibelio isolate Cgi1373 ecotype wild population from Czech Republic chromosome B15, carGib1.2-hapl.c, whole genome shotgun sequence genome, the region CACAATAAAATCctgttaaagggttatttcacccaaaaatgaaaattctgtcatgaagtactcaccctcttgtcattccaaacccgaaaagaccttcattcatctccggaacacaaatgaagatattttttattaaatccgaGAGCACCTTTTTTGTGGGCCGTGAATATGTCAGTTCTGTTGCACTTTATGCAGGGTcaaaaagctctcagatttcctcaaaaatatattcatttgtgttttgaacatgaaaaaaaaaaaaaggttttacatcataagggtgagtaattaatgaaatacatttttgggtgaactatacctttaaatggCTTTAAAAATTGAATCTATAGTTCATTAACATTACTTACTGCACTAGAAATCATAAACTAACAATGTTTCTTTACAGATTTATTAATCTACTGGTCATTGAGCATATTTGTACAGAAAATATGAATGGTTTTtatattgaaatgttaaaaaaagcATCAGTGTATATAGAAATGAAAATCTAGTTGTGAAAGAAAAGAGGAGCTTGGGGGCTTTAAACGTCTCTTATCGTTCAGTTAGTGTCACTTGACTGTAATTGTTCATAGTGTGAGGTCAGTTCAGGGCACTTGAAGCTGGCTGAATATAAGACCCCCAGAAAACTCTTACATTTATTAGGGGATTGCAAAAATGCACAATCAATGTCTGCTTGAATATTACTCGCCATTACTGAGTGTAGAAAGACAGACTCTCCAAACTCCAAGGGGATTTTGGTCTTATATAATCCAGGTGTTTTTCCATGACCGTTAAACTATTCCCCCATATAGCCAGAGGGGTTGGGCATAGGGCCTATGCAAATCCGTTTGTGGGTCTGCCAAGAGGCTTGCCTACCAACCTTCTAATTATACCTGAcaacacatgaaaacaaaaacacacactctcagcagCCTCTTTCTCAcattaaaatcacttaaaaatgAGTTGAACTCTGTATGAAGCCACCTTATGTTTGTTATAATGCCATCCTGATTGTTTACAGATGCTTTTTAAGTTATTCTGCAGAAACTGATGACACTTGAGTGAGTATTAGCTTCCCAAGTGGCATTATGGCAATAAGTGAAACCACACACAAGAACTAAACCTGCTCTTATTTGCATCTGTCACAGTACATTAGGGCTAGCTAGGTTATCTGTAAGCCAGCCCCTCCATGAGCTCTCTGACATTTCAATCAACAACTGTCTCAGTTTGAAGATCTGCCATTGTTGGGTTGGGGACCACAGAGAGAAACGTCTTGATCCAAACTACCAGGTGTAGGTCTTAAACAAAAATCCCTATCATCTGTTTAAGTGGAATTTAAGTGGAAGATCTTGCCCTGACATGTAAATCGTTTTACAAAGGAATCACATTGTGCCACACCTTAATTATTTTTGATCTGTTGTGTAAAAATAATGTATAGCCAGCAGGTCattgttattgtaaaaaaaaaaaaaaaaaatgatcttgaGGATAATTGCCTGAACATTACGCTGTTTGCTAGTTCTACTTGTGACTGCTTAACAAGTACATACATATGTGGATATATAAATGTAGATTAATTTAAAGCATGTTGTTGctgttttaagtgttttcttgTCTTCAATGTACTCTTGGAGACCTTAGTTTCTTCTTATCAAATATGCTTATCATAAAAGGAaaacttttaaagaaaatgtttttagctTTGTTTGAACCAAGGCTAAGTATTTGTTGTTGCCATGTTTTCTGGACAATACTCACTGAGATCCCAATCCTGATTCTAGTAAAAGGTCCAAACATTTTCCTGGGATTAGATGCAGTTATTGAGCCCTCAGGGTGGAATACTTTAAGTATTTGTCTCTGTAAAGAAACAAGAACAAGTGTGTGTTCTACTTATACTTGAGTGAACAATTTACCATTCATTCAGTACGCCTTACGTTTTTATTTTCCAGAACTTCACGTGTttacacatataaatattttcacaGTAAAACATCCAAACAAGTCGGTGCCATATTGTGTGCGGCATTCATGGCTCTTTCTTGATCCTGTTCCTCTCTTTCTTCTATCCCTTCTTGTCTCTCAGAAaaaggcttatatatatatatatatatatatatatatatatatatatatatatatatatatatatatatatatatatatatatatatatatttacagtataacagtatatgcatatatatatatatatatatatatatatatatatatatatatatatatatatttacagtataacaGTATATGCATACACAACCCCAATTCCAGGATGCTTTGTAAAATGCAGTTaaatcaagaatctgtgatttgGTAATtgtctttaacttttatttaattgacaaaagtacaaagaaaatatttcttacctgtgtaaatgtattttgtaaatatgaacaaatttctaatttgatggctgcaacacactCAAAAAATGTTGAAACAgaggcaaaataaaagtgaaaaggttATAGAACATTAAAGTGTTTTGAAACAGTACAGTACCGATTCACAGTATGCCGGTGTCTTGGTAACAGGAGCATCTCAGTCTTTGCAAGCAAAGCTTTATCATGGCTCATCACTTTATGCAAAATTTCATGAGAGAAGcatcaaacaaatcaaaaatcacatttcgCAATGCAAAATTGCAAAGAATGTAGGTCCTTCAGCAATTACCACATGTAATACTGGAAATAAAAATTCACAAATCACAGTACATATAGGGCAAGGCAGGAAACCTCAGTTGAATGTGCTTGACCATTGAGCCCTTAGATGGCATTGTACAAGAAACCATCATGGGCTCAAAAGAATTTCAGAAAACTGCTGTCACTTAACAGTCTGCTGCTGCACCAAGAAATGCAACTTGAATCTCTGTTACTCTAAAAGAAAGCTTTAATTCTGTGCAGTGATGCTGCCGGGTTCTCTGGACCAGAGTTCAACTCAGACAGTCAAAAATACAGTGGAAATATGTGTTGTGCTCAGATGAGTCTATATTTCAACTTGTTTCTGGGAAAAAAATTGAGTTCTCAGTCCCAAAAACCTAAGGGACCATCCAGACTTTCATCAGCAACAGATGCAAAGCAAAACGTCTATCATGATATGGGGTTGCAGCAGAGCAAACAGCATGGGTGACTGGCTTATGTGCGACAGTACTATTGACATGGAGGCATATACTGGAATTGTACAGAGAAATATACTGACATCAAGATGATTTCTTTCACGGAAAGTCCATGGTAATTAGATCAAGACAATCCCAGctctcattctgcatgtgctacaACAGTGTGGTTAGAGACAAAATAAATGTGCTAGACTGGCCTACCTACGTACAGTCCAGATCTGACTCATATTGAAAAATGTGTGACCAGTAATGAAAAGGAGAATCAGACAACGacaacaaaacttaaaaaaactagTATCCTAAATTCCCAAACAAtgaaaaactgtaattaaaaggaAGGTTGATGTAACATCAGTTAAACATGTTAAATGTGCCTCTGTCCCAGCTTTTTCAAAGTGTGTTGCAACCATCACAATCAAAATTTGTTtatattgacataaaaaaaattaaaaagctggtcattaaaagcatttttttttcatattcttgAATTCTTGGCATTTCACAAAACTATTCTGGAATTGGGgttgtatgcacacacacacacacacacacacacacacacacacacatatatatatatatatatatatatatatatatgggacaGTCCAATCGAACTATGAGGGGGCCCTGCATCAAACTGACTGTAGGGGACCAGCTCACTTCCTACTAAGGAAACTAACAAACTATAAACTaagaaaataacaaaactaacaagatttttataaatttttcagaaaacaagacttgatATTAAATCACTTTGCTTCTCTTGAGTCaagaatatttagatatgtaCACTagaaaagatgaaaaaaactaagataatgatttttatatagtttaataaaagaaaataaccaATTAAATGGGATACTTTTTTCAGGTAATGGTTCCTAGCAGCACTCTGCCATCGTACACACATGCTGGTAAGTAACATATGAACTTTTTTTGGTCACTGATCAATGCAAATATTTTTCATGCTTATTTTCCTCTCTGAAAGGGTCTTCCAGCTTTGTAGAAGCCAACCAGTGCAGCCTAAATGATTCATTAGTAGATGTCAGTGGGCTCTGCACAGGATGGATTGCCCAGACCACTGGCACAACTGCCCTTCAGCCTCTGAGTCACTGGAGTCCTCCAGACCAACACCACGACCCTGCCGTACCACCCCATACAGATATGTATGTCCAGCCGATCTGTCCCAGCTACACTGTGGTGGGCCCTTCTCCTATGCTGACGtttacacacacacctctcttcaCTAACCTTGCGGTGAGCCACAGAGTGACACTAAGCCACTATTAGCTAATAGCTAATATTTTCAGTGTCTGGAGATGTTAACTCATCTCTTATCTGGTTCCCTAGACCATGAGCACTTCCAGCTCATCCCTGCCTCAGGTGGAGGTCCCGGACTCCTCCTTGACATACATTCCTTGGGCTCAGCCTTTATCCACCATCTCCGGCTCCGTCGTGCAGGCCCACTCGATGCCAACAGCCATGGCGGCTCCCCAGCTCTTCCCAGTGCCTCTGACCTTGCCAGTAATCTCACCAGAACCTGAGGCTCAGCAGGTGGAGACTCCCCAGGCCCCAGAGGGCACTCTGGCCCTTGAGAAACTGCTGGAAGAAGATGAGGGCCAAAAAGAACCCTACATCTGCAACTCCTCGCTTTTTTCAGAAGACATTTAAGATATTTGCATAAACACTCTTTTTGTGCATCTTCTTAAAATACAGGAGCATTTAGTACAGCATTTTGGCATCTCTTATGAAAAAACTATTGTGCAAAATGATGGTTCCAAAAGGGTGTTTTTGCAATGATGCCATAGAAGGACcatttttggtgaaaaaaaaaacacttccaatGACCAGTTCCTAAAAGAACCatataaaattctaaataaaccTTTTTATCACTATAAAAAAACTTTTCTGCTGTTTTCTGTTCAAGGTTCTTCTCAGAACCATTGATGCCtataaagaaactttatttttaggagtgtgAAGGGAtatactctttaaaataaaggttctgtATTCGAATCTATGTttccattaagaacctttaacatccttggaacctttccattctacaaaaggttctttatagtcgaaaaaaaaaggttctaaaATGAAAGTGTCTTTGGAGAACTAAAAATTGTTCATTTTCTGCAactcttttggaacctttatttttaagctcAGTCAattcaagtcaactttatttatatagtgctttacacAAGTtggttgtttcaaagcagcttcaaagTATTAATCAGAACCAAGAGAAACTATGATGCAAACATcaacaattataattaaaattatgctGTAAAGCAACTCTAACAAAACAATAGTGTCACATATAGCTCCAGTCAGTCAGTGTAGATTCAGTACAGTTCAAAAATTGTGTCAAGTTCATCCATTATGAAAAAAGTATAATACAAGAAAAGGTCAAGTCAGTTCAGAGTTGATATAATTCAGTTCAACAACTTTTTTGATGTTGCAAAGTGAAGTGGCTCTACAGaggacaatagtgtcattattcagctcaaatAAGTTCAAGTTTTGGTCTCATAGTGCCAGAGCTGTCGATAATATCACTGTATTGAGAGTGTAAATTAATCTCTGTTTTAGCTGGATAATGTagcttcaataaaaaaaaatataaataaaaaaactgcagaaTTCTGTAACCTGTTTACAGTGGTTAAAATGCTAACATTTACAGAGTTCTGTTCCTTCTTTACAGTTCATTAAAATATCAGTTAGAATTAGAAAGCCAGAAGTTTTCTGAAAGTTGGAGAAATCCCCTGTGGATGTTATCATTTTATCTACCCGTGTCCTTAACCTGCAGGCTTAGTTGTCTCTCAAGTTAACACCTTCTTTAATGAGATGTTTGAATAAGGGTCTGCTCTGCGCACGCTCTACCATGATATCTGCTTCTTTAGAGGTTCTGTAAATGACATTTCCTAGTCAAACAGGTACGACAATAAAGCGAACATGCATTTGCAAACaggtgtgtgtgattttttttttttttttttatgttgggggttgtgtgtatgtgtgtgggaaTGTGACTGATGTTTTTGAATTACTACCATATGGTTTTTATTGATCTTAAACACTGTTTGTATTTTTTCAATCAAATTGAAAATTGCATTCGTTTGTGTTGCCAGTAATAACTATGCTTCTCCAATTTAGCACAGAATCTCAGCAACAAGCCAGGATCTAAGTGAAGCAaatcttttaagaaaaaaagatcaaaaagatACTAGTGAAGGGTATTCATGAATATTTTGTGTCCTCGACGTGACAAATTAACAAAAGATTCGGAAGGTTAAGTAATTATTTATGTAATATCAGGGACATGCTGTGTGTCTctaggcaaaagcaaaagcactgGCCTTTCCGAAAGATGCATTTAGGatctttaaagggacaataagtaactttttaggtattttattatctaaaatcaatatttttattcataaatatgtcctcaatggtgtacaaatacctatgccaatgtttaaactaatccttgtaaatgaagaatttattatctttatatacatgggacgggtaggtcgacggaggcttccatgtagttccgccatcttgcaaaactataatagcagagagggacaaaaagtactaagccaacgcgtttccacagcgcgttttcagTCAGAGCCAGAAatgcaggtgcagagcagtgagaggcgcttgaaactgcaccggcaagtttaaaagtctggattgcattcttattatggaccatacatatgccgcgccacaggagaagaaaacatagtcgccaaaacagtcaaaaatagaacgtaaaaggaaacgtgaccgtagattacagaaaacaagagttaatgtcggggaaactttttctaggtggaaagagctaatgcttgataaagatttcaaaagagacgctgaagtggccagttttcttctcgacaggtaagtcagtgttacaatctatattataatatattttttatatctaacaatgcatataattcagaaaatataacgaataaagaagacataactactaattacaatatttcatgttttccacagtcagtaattcatactgtaacattcatttgttagttgtcatgttgcagtttgtttgaaataacacacccgttcacctgaaggaaaactcgacgaagtgctattagaagacatcccgtcaaagctttttggtacatatcgcctaccgtagatgcaacgcgcatttgaaaaagcgaggcgctggagagcaaaattagtttgaatgcaaaatacaatttcaccactagatgggagtaattcctactcactgtccctttaaaattacTACAACAGAAcagtaatgcattttatggacaacagtttcatgaacctaggagaagaggtaattctgactttgctacgacaatcttcTGCTTCTGAATGAGCTACTGAGAGTATGTTTtgtttattagtttaagtatttgctattgaatattCAAATGCGGAGTTTTGCGCATCgcatgtgtgtgtcagagagagagggccctattttaacgatctaaatgaaAAGTGTAAAGcccacggcgcaggtgcactcagggcgtgtccaaatccaattttgctattttaatgacggaaaaacgtcccaaggttacgaatttaaccctagttccttgaacgaatgagacactgcgttgagcgctttggggaaacgcctttggcaagatcgactctgaatatcatgtgcaatctgtccactggaagggcgtgacgtcacgggtgGGGTGACgtagcaaccaggaagctataaaggcaagtgccgcgcagctggcttcagcttcgagtagagAAGCAAGTGCCAGCAGGGGTGCTGGGAGTATGGCAATACGACACAGCGTCTCATTCCTTCGAAGAACTAGGGTTACATTAACAACCTTGGGATGTTCCTCTTCAAGAACTCAAGCTGCATTGAATGCTTTGGGGAATgatgtgcccacgctgccagacttccaaatccctgcctagtgtgtatctgaagagcacagcttaaggcaagagaacagaagagccaggagtggctcgcatatctgtTTTGTAAAATCTGCCGAAAGTGGGGTTGTGGACTATCctgcagcgttgcagatgtccaagagggacacacctggtGAGAAGGCCTTAGAGGCTGCCATACCCTGTGTAGAGCGAGTCTTTGCTCCCAATGGCGGGGGAACACCAGAGGACCCATAAGTAACATTGATAGCTTCAACTATACAATGACTAAGGTTCTGCTCAGCTGCAGGAAATATCCCACTCTGGGGGGACCATGACACACAGGCCGTCGGTCCGACTTTGTCCACAGGGCAGTTCTGTGGACATATGTGTCCAGTGCTCGAGCTGGATACATACAATTTGCTTCTTCTGGTTGGACTCCCAGACGGGAGGAGGAgagcagaaggcctgcagtactattgattctggtgtgacagagggaacttttgTAACATAACCCACTCGAGGGTATAAGAGTGCTTTGGCCATGCCGGCGCAAAGTCTAGGTAGGTAGGGACCACTGAAGGGGCCTACAGTTTAAAGGATCAGATGTGTATCTGAAATATCTTGAATTGCCTCGAATGGAGCTTACACCTCTAAAACCACAACCAAGTCCAGGGGGGGGGAAACGGGACTGTACTGGAGGCCTCGGCCTCATTgcaccgtggaggaaacgtgtCACTATGGTGTGTCTATCCACTGATTGATCACCGGAAGGGACATGGTAAGCTACAATGGCCACCACGTAAACCTTTAAGGTGGAGTTGgttaaccctgcagagagcctggcttgtagaaactccagaactgtaccaacttgGCAGTTCACAGGGTCAAGCTGGCGATCTCTGTACCATGAGGTGAAGAATTTCCACCtaagggcgtacagtttcctcattgagagAGGTCTGGATTGGACAACCTTGGTTGAGAGACTGGATGCTATAAGGCATAAGTACGAGGGTGAATTAACTTGCCCTGCACCTGAGAgtgtagatctgtcctgatcggaatctcccatggagagccatcgaggagagaaatcagataTCTGAGCCATACTGGGccggagctggatgaactagagagaaacagaggggacattgcaatagaggtccaaaaactctccatatctacttcaccacCTCAGGGTGAAGCCCCCCAGGCCTCGGCCCTTGTcttgacagtatgtctgctcccacagtcaatctcccaggaatatacactgctccgaaCGATACGAATTTGTCCTAGGACCACAGatggatctggtgtgccagcttgtacaaggggcgcaAATGCATATCTCTttggtgactgatataagagatAGCCAATGTGTTGTTGGTGCACACTGAGCGGCAACCTTGTGCGCTCTCTCGTTAAGCCAATGAGGAAGTgacaaaaactgcaattcatcgactggccgcttgaggctggctgcaaaagggagtcagtcccatagactccccatgttaaaatgcccaactttacagcagaaaaaaacatgtttacagcctggttcaaaaaatgattttggtctatattgctaattttgcccttcatgacaactgtgagtgGGGTGAATTTTAagaactcatccgtttaaattatattaagacttaaagttctgcataattaagggcgtggccacttgagtgacaggtggattgccactgctgacaatgccgtcacgctaggtgggcgtggcttcagcaatcagctctcgcctttttgcccattttcaattatCCGGGAGAGTTGcacggtgacgcgctgccaagatggcgatggcccaCTCTGCACACTTTGCACTTCAAAACCGCtgttgaggagtctatgggtgacgtcacggacactacatcaatattttttttacagtctgtg harbors:
- the LOC127972797 gene encoding POU domain class 2-associating factor 1 isoform X2, which translates into the protein MVPSSTLPSYTHAGSSSFVEANQCSLNDSLVDVSGLCTGWIAQTTGTTALQPLSHWSPPDQHHDPAVPPHTDMYVQPICPSYTVVGPSPMLTFTHTPLFTNLATMSTSSSSLPQVEVPDSSLTYIPWAQPLSTISGSVVQAHSMPTAMAAPQLFPVPLTLPVISPEPEAQQVETPQAPEGTLALEKLLEEDEGQKEPYICNSSLFSEDI
- the LOC127972797 gene encoding POU domain class 2-associating factor 1 isoform X1, giving the protein MGKSLSEASTSKPYQGVRVKDPVKELLRRKRGNAARTTPPTAVMVPSSTLPSYTHAGSSSFVEANQCSLNDSLVDVSGLCTGWIAQTTGTTALQPLSHWSPPDQHHDPAVPPHTDMYVQPICPSYTVVGPSPMLTFTHTPLFTNLATMSTSSSSLPQVEVPDSSLTYIPWAQPLSTISGSVVQAHSMPTAMAAPQLFPVPLTLPVISPEPEAQQVETPQAPEGTLALEKLLEEDEGQKEPYICNSSLFSEDI